In the Pseudothauera hydrothermalis genome, one interval contains:
- a CDS encoding phosphoribosyl-ATP diphosphatase: MIDIEVLHRVAATLAERKKADPDASYVSSLYAKGTDAICKKIAEEAAETIMAAKDKDMLHLVWEVTDLWFHSMVLLAHHGLSVDDVLAEFRRREGVSGIDEKRSRAAG; encoded by the coding sequence GTGATCGACATCGAAGTGCTGCATCGCGTGGCCGCAACCTTGGCCGAACGTAAAAAAGCCGATCCGGACGCATCCTATGTGTCCAGTCTGTACGCCAAGGGCACCGATGCGATCTGCAAAAAGATCGCCGAAGAAGCTGCCGAAACCATCATGGCCGCCAAAGACAAGGACATGCTCCATCTGGTCTGGGAAGTCACCGATTTATGGTTTCATTCCATGGTGTTGTTGGCGCATCACGGTTTATCGGTCGATGACGTACTGGCAGAATTCCGGCGCCGCGAAGGGGTGTCGGGCATCGACGAAAAGAGGTCCCGTGCCGCGGGTTGA
- a CDS encoding histidine triad nucleotide-binding protein, whose amino-acid sequence MGECIFCRIVSGEIPAKKIYEDDLVLAFHDINPVAPVHFLVIPKAHVASMAELNAEHEAVMGRVMTVAARLAREQGATDGFRTIINTGRVGRQEVYHLHVHVIGGPDVLPAMLKR is encoded by the coding sequence ATGGGCGAATGTATTTTCTGCCGCATCGTCAGCGGTGAGATTCCGGCCAAAAAAATCTACGAAGACGACTTGGTGTTGGCTTTTCACGACATCAACCCGGTGGCGCCGGTGCATTTTCTGGTGATCCCCAAGGCGCATGTGGCATCGATGGCGGAGCTTAACGCCGAGCATGAAGCCGTGATGGGGCGGGTGATGACCGTTGCCGCCCGACTTGCGCGAGAGCAAGGCGCGACCGACGGGTTCAGAACTATCATCAACACCGGCAGGGTGGGCAGGCAGGAGGTGTATCATCTGCACGTCCACGTCATCGGTGGGCCGGATGTCCTCCCGGCCATGTTGAAGCGTTAA
- the tatA gene encoding Sec-independent protein translocase subunit TatA has translation MGSFSIWHWLIVLLIVMLVFGTKKLRNIGQDLGGAVKGFKEGMKEAESPAEAGKPQQKIADSQVIDAEVKEKTEKTSS, from the coding sequence ATGGGTTCATTCAGCATCTGGCACTGGCTCATCGTACTGTTGATCGTCATGCTGGTATTCGGCACCAAGAAGCTGCGCAACATTGGCCAGGACCTTGGGGGGGCGGTAAAAGGTTTCAAAGAGGGCATGAAAGAGGCGGAAAGTCCCGCCGAAGCCGGCAAGCCGCAGCAAAAAATCGCCGATAGCCAGGTGATCGATGCCGAGGTCAAGGAAAAGACTGAAAAAACGAGTTCTTGA
- the tatC gene encoding twin-arginine translocase subunit TatC, whose translation MSSASQETFISHLVELRDRLLRAVVAVIVVFVCLMPWAGDIYDLLALPMMNTLPEGTSMIATGVVTPFFVPVKVTLMVSFIIALPVVLYQAWAFVAPGLYAHERRMAIPLVLGTTVLFLVGMAFCYFFVFGMVFSFIAEFAPKSIVPAPDIEQYLSFVMTMFLAFGLTFEVPVVVVVLARAGVVSVEKLKEARPYVIVGAFVIAAIVTPPDVISQLLLAVPMCLLYEFGIMLAKMARKPQEAGASDYSPPSVEALDRELDRIEAAERGERK comes from the coding sequence ATGAGCTCGGCAAGTCAGGAAACCTTCATTTCTCATTTGGTAGAACTGCGTGACCGCCTGCTGCGTGCGGTGGTGGCGGTCATCGTGGTGTTCGTGTGCCTGATGCCTTGGGCGGGCGATATCTACGACCTGTTGGCGCTGCCAATGATGAACACCCTGCCCGAAGGGACCAGCATGATCGCCACCGGAGTGGTGACACCTTTTTTCGTGCCGGTCAAGGTCACCCTGATGGTGTCTTTCATCATTGCCCTGCCGGTGGTGCTCTACCAAGCTTGGGCTTTCGTTGCGCCAGGGCTGTATGCGCATGAGCGGCGCATGGCCATTCCGCTGGTGCTTGGCACGACCGTGTTGTTTCTGGTGGGCATGGCGTTTTGCTATTTCTTTGTTTTTGGCATGGTGTTCTCGTTCATTGCCGAGTTCGCGCCGAAAAGCATCGTGCCTGCGCCGGACATCGAACAATATCTGTCCTTCGTCATGACGATGTTTCTTGCCTTCGGCCTGACCTTCGAGGTGCCGGTGGTGGTGGTGGTGCTGGCCCGTGCCGGGGTGGTCAGTGTGGAAAAACTCAAGGAGGCGCGTCCTTATGTGATCGTTGGCGCGTTCGTGATTGCCGCCATCGTCACGCCGCCGGATGTCATCTCACAATTGTTGCTGGCCGTGCCAATGTGCTTGCTTTACGAATTTGGCATTATGCTGGCAAAAATGGCACGTAAGCCGCAGGAAGCGGGCGCATCGGACTATTCGCCGCCCAGCGTCGAGGCGTTGGATCGGGAACTCGACCGCATCGAAGCGGCCGAGCGTGGCGAGCGGAAATAA
- the hisI gene encoding phosphoribosyl-AMP cyclohydrolase, whose protein sequence is MNAANARWLNEVKWDEHGLVPVIAQEADTGEVLMFAWMNREALQRTAETGEAVYWSRSRRKLWHKGEESGHVQKVIEIRLDCDNDVVLLKVEQQGGIACHTGRRSCFFQKYLAAGCWETVEPVIKDPEEIYK, encoded by the coding sequence GTGAATGCAGCCAACGCCAGATGGCTCAACGAGGTGAAATGGGACGAACACGGCCTGGTGCCGGTGATCGCCCAGGAGGCCGACACGGGTGAAGTGCTGATGTTTGCCTGGATGAACCGCGAGGCCCTGCAGCGTACCGCGGAAACCGGCGAGGCGGTGTATTGGTCGCGTTCGCGTCGCAAGCTCTGGCACAAAGGCGAGGAATCCGGTCATGTGCAGAAGGTAATTGAGATCCGCCTGGACTGCGACAATGACGTGGTGCTGCTGAAGGTGGAGCAGCAAGGCGGTATCGCATGCCATACCGGACGACGCAGTTGTTTCTTCCAGAAATATCTTGCCGCTGGATGCTGGGAGACTGTCGAGCCGGTCATCAAAGACCCTGAGGAGATTTACAAGTGA
- the tatB gene encoding Sec-independent protein translocase protein TatB, translating to MFDFGFSELLLIAVVALIVVGPERLPKVARTAGHLLGRLQRYVSDVKADIQREMQLEELKKLQQQVAQQARELEGSIRKQMNKVEAELETTAKEVEHAVLLEAGAKAASTAGGAPSAGARVADDGSTERKQQDDGLVEAQKEAPAKAQLELGLSPAASPSGRPAEKA from the coding sequence ATGTTCGATTTTGGTTTTTCCGAGTTGCTGCTGATCGCGGTGGTTGCGCTCATCGTGGTCGGCCCGGAGCGTTTGCCCAAGGTTGCGCGTACTGCCGGACACCTGCTCGGGCGTCTGCAACGTTACGTGAGCGATGTGAAAGCCGATATCCAGCGCGAAATGCAACTGGAGGAGCTGAAAAAACTCCAGCAACAAGTGGCGCAGCAGGCTCGGGAGCTGGAAGGCTCGATTCGCAAGCAAATGAACAAGGTGGAGGCCGAGCTCGAAACGACTGCGAAGGAGGTCGAGCACGCGGTCTTACTCGAAGCCGGCGCCAAGGCGGCGTCGACCGCAGGCGGTGCGCCTTCGGCCGGCGCGCGCGTTGCAGACGATGGCAGCACCGAGCGTAAACAGCAGGATGATGGTTTGGTGGAGGCGCAAAAGGAGGCCCCCGCCAAGGCGCAACTGGAACTCGGACTCAGTCCGGCAGCCTCGCCTTCCGGACGGCCAGCGGAGAAGGCATGA
- the hisH gene encoding imidazole glycerol phosphate synthase subunit HisH: protein MTKVAIIDYGMGNLRSVAKAVEHVAGDAVVAVTCDPDLVRQADRVVFPGQGAMPDCMRELERRGLREAVLEAAATKPFLGICIGQQMLFAHSAEGDVPGLGILPGEVVRFDPARMAAADGVRLKVPHMGWNEVWQAAPHPLWKDIPDGERFYFVHSYHVVPADPALIAAETDYGLRFTSAVARANIFAVQFHPEKSAASGLRLLSNFIRWAP, encoded by the coding sequence ATGACCAAAGTGGCCATCATCGACTATGGCATGGGCAACCTGCGTTCGGTTGCCAAGGCAGTCGAGCATGTGGCCGGCGACGCCGTGGTCGCCGTGACCTGCGATCCGGACCTGGTGCGGCAAGCCGACCGGGTGGTGTTTCCGGGGCAGGGGGCGATGCCCGACTGTATGCGCGAACTGGAACGCCGCGGCCTGCGCGAGGCGGTGCTGGAAGCGGCTGCGACCAAACCGTTTCTGGGTATCTGCATCGGCCAGCAGATGCTTTTTGCCCACAGCGCAGAAGGCGATGTCCCCGGCCTGGGCATCTTGCCTGGCGAGGTGGTGCGTTTCGACCCGGCGCGCATGGCCGCTGCCGATGGCGTCCGCCTGAAGGTGCCGCACATGGGTTGGAACGAGGTCTGGCAAGCCGCGCCGCACCCGCTGTGGAAAGATATCCCGGATGGTGAGCGCTTCTACTTTGTGCACAGCTACCATGTCGTTCCAGCCGACCCTGCGCTGATCGCAGCCGAAACCGACTATGGTCTGCGCTTTACCAGTGCGGTAGCGCGGGCTAATATCTTTGCGGTCCAGTTCCATCCCGAAAAAAGTGCCGCGTCGGGTTTGCGCCTATTATCGAATTTCATCCGCTGGGCGCCTTGA
- the hisA gene encoding 1-(5-phosphoribosyl)-5-[(5-phosphoribosylamino)methylideneamino]imidazole-4-carboxamide isomerase: MLLIPAIDLKDGHCVRLRQGEMDDATVFSEQPAAMARHWIEQGARRLHLVDLNGAFAGKPKNEAAIRAICEEVGDDIPVQLGGGIRDLDTIERYLDNGIAYVIIGTAAVKNPGFLHDACGAFPGHIIVGLDAKDGKVAVDGWSKMTGHDVVDLAKKYEDYGVEAVIYTDIGRDGMLSGVNIDATVRLARALRIPVIASGGIASLADIEALCAVEDEGIVGAITGRAIYEGTLDFAAAQARADALNGAA; this comes from the coding sequence ATGCTGCTGATTCCTGCCATCGATCTCAAGGACGGCCATTGCGTGCGCCTCAGACAGGGCGAAATGGACGACGCTACGGTCTTTTCCGAACAACCGGCCGCGATGGCCCGTCACTGGATCGAGCAGGGTGCGCGGCGGCTGCACTTGGTCGATCTGAACGGTGCGTTTGCCGGTAAACCCAAAAATGAGGCTGCGATCCGTGCAATCTGCGAGGAAGTCGGCGACGACATTCCGGTGCAGCTCGGCGGCGGCATCCGGGATCTGGACACCATCGAGCGGTATCTGGATAACGGCATTGCCTATGTGATCATCGGCACTGCGGCGGTCAAAAACCCCGGTTTCCTGCATGATGCCTGCGGCGCATTTCCAGGCCACATCATCGTCGGCCTGGATGCCAAAGATGGCAAGGTGGCGGTCGATGGGTGGTCCAAAATGACCGGTCACGATGTCGTCGATCTGGCCAAGAAGTATGAGGATTACGGCGTCGAAGCGGTGATCTATACCGACATCGGCCGCGACGGCATGCTCTCCGGGGTCAATATCGACGCCACCGTGCGCCTGGCGCGCGCTTTGCGCATTCCCGTCATCGCCAGCGGCGGCATCGCCAGCCTGGCGGATATCGAAGCGTTGTGTGCGGTCGAAGACGAGGGCATCGTGGGGGCGATTACCGGTCGGGCCATTTACGAAGGCACGCTCGACTTTGCCGCCGCGCAGGCGCGGGCCGACGCACTCAACGGCGCTGCCTGA